The Blastomonas sp. SL216 DNA window TCGCGATGCTCTGGCATATCGAGCGCGCGGATGGCATTGCCCTGGGCTTTGCAGCGCATGATCGCGATCTGGTGATCGGCCATGTGCGCTATCACGCCGCACCGGGAATGCTGCCCTCTGCGATCGAGATGGATGACGGCTTTGATCCCCTCGACATGGATGTGGGCGGTGCGCTCAGCCATCAGTTGATCCGCGCCGACGATCTGGAAGCCGGGCGCTGGAACGGGGCAGCGATCCGCATGGGGCTGGTCGATTGGGAGCGACCGCAGGACGGCGCAGCCTGGTTCTGGCATGGCCATCTGGGTTCCGTTTCGATCGAGGGGCAGCAGTTCACCGCAGAGCTTCGTGGTCTGAAGGCGCTGCTGGATGCTGACTATGCGCCCACCTCTTCGCCTTCGTGCCGGGCAGAATTCTGCGGCCCTGGTTGCGGACTGAGCCGCGCGCGGTTCGAGCGGATCGGCGTGCTGGCGGCTGTCGAGGGTGATGCGCTGGTCTTCGAGGGACTGGTCGGACCAGATGCTGCGAAACTTGTGCAGGGGCAGGTGCGCTGGATCAGCGGGGCCTGTGCAGGGCTGGACAGCCGCATCATCGACCATGACGGGCCAGGCCTTTTGCTGGAGCGAAGCCTAGCACCGCAGCCTCAGGCGGGAGACCTGGCGCTGCTGATCGAGGGGTGTGACAAGGCGTTTGCGACCTGTTCTGCTCGGTTCGGCAATGCCGTGAACTTTCGCGGCGAACCGCATTTGCCCGGCAACGATCTGCTCACCCGTTTTGCGACCTTCTGACATGGACGATGGAGCCAGGCTCGCGGCAGCGGCACGAACGTTGCTGGGCTGCCCTTTCCGCCTGCACGGGCGCGATCCGGCCACCGGGCTCGATTGCGTCGGGGTGGTGGCAGCAGCCATGGACCGCATCGGGCATGCGGTTGCCGTGCCCGCCGATTACCGGCTGCGCGGCGGGTCTATGCACCGGTTCGACAGCTGGGCATCCGCATGCGGGCTGCAACCTCATGATGAGGGCGCCGCATCGGCCCCGGGCGACGTTCTGTTGTGCGAGGTCGTGGCGCAGCATTTCCACGTCATGCTCGATTGCGGCGATGCGCTTGTGCACGCGCATGTCGCCCTGGGCCGGGTGGTGGCCTGCCCCCCGCCAGCGCCCTGGCCGGTGCGGCGGCGCTGGCGGCTTCAGCAAGGATAATCATTGTGGCAACATTGGTTTTGAGCACGGTCGGCACGCTGGTCGGCGGACCGCTGGGCGGTGCACTGGGGGCTCTGGTCGGCCGGACGATCGACCAGACGGTGCTGTTTCGACCGAAGGATCGCGAAGGGCCCCGGCTCACCGATCTGGCGGTGCAGAGCTCGCAATATGGCAGCCCGTTTGCGCATGTGCATGGCCGGGTACGGATTGCCGGAACCGTCATCTGGGCGACGGATCTCAAGGAGCGCCGCATCCGCGAGGGGGGCGGCAAGGGCAGGCCGGGCACGACCCGCTACAGCTATTCGGTGTCGTTTGCCGTGGCGCTTTCTGCGCGGCCGATCGCCGGCGTTGGGCGTATCTGGGCCGAGGGCAATCTGCTGCGCGGCCAGGACGGCGTCTTTACCAGCGAAACCGGCTTCCGCCTGCACACCGGCCATGGCGACCAGGCGCTCGATCCGCTGATCGCATCTGCCGAAGGGTTAAGCGATTGCCCGGCCTATCGCGGCCTTGCCTATGCGGTGTTCGAGGATATGGCGCTGGAAGAATTCGGCAACCGTATCCCTTCGCTCACCTTCGAGGTGATCGGCGATCCGGGCGACGGGGGCGATGTGGCACTGGGCCCGATCGTGGCCGCGCTTGCCGCAGCCCCTGCCGCGCCCGAGGGTGATTTCGCGGTCACTGGCTGGAGCCTTGCCGATATGTCGCGGCGCGAGGCCCTGCAGACGATCGCCAGCGGCTTTCCATTGGTGCTGCGGGAAGAGCAGGCAGGGCTTCAGCCGCAATGGCTGGAAAATGCGGGAGCGCCTCCTGCGGTCATAGCTCGCACGGCGCTGTTGCTGCGCGATCAGGCCGCAGCCTTTGACCGGCAGCGGATTGCACCAACAGCGGGTGCGATGGCGCTGCGCTATTACGAGCCCGAGCGCGATTATCAGCCCGGCCTTAGGCGCAGCGGGACCAGCAGCAGTGGCCGCGCGCAGCAGATCGACGTGCCCGCGGTCATGACGGCAGGGTTGGCGCAGCAGCGGGCCGATCAGCTGGTTCGCCTGCAACGCGACGGGCTCGAGCGGCTGAACCTTCGGGTCGCGCTGTTCGATCCTGCGCTCCAGCCTGGCCGGATCGTGATGGTGGAGGGCGTTGCCGGCCACTGGCGGATACGGCGCTGGCATTGGGGCGGCGAGGGCATCGATCTCGAACTCGTCAGCCAGCGCGTGGGCGGTCTTGCTGTGCTCGCAGCCAGCGACCCGGGGCGCAGCGTCAACACGCCGGATGATGCGATCGGCCCGACGACAATGGCGCTGTTCGATCTGCCCTCGCCGCTCGACCGGCCGCTGATGCATGCGCATATCGCCATTGCCGTTGCGGGAGCTTCCGCAGGGTGGCGCGGTGCTCATGTCCATGAGGTCGAAGAAGGCGGTTCGTCGGGCGCGTTGCTGGATTTCCTGCGGGTTGGTGCGACACTTGGCCAGGTGCTCGATCCGCCGGGGCCTGGAACGCCAATGCTGCGCGATGATCGCAGCAGCATTGTGGTCCAGCTCGTCCGGGATGGCCCCTTTGCCTTGACCAATGCCGATGATGACGCGCTGGCGCGAGGGGCGAATATGGCGGTGATCGGATCGGAGCTGATCCAGTTCGCGCGGGCGGCCCCGCTGGGCGATCGGACGTTCCAGCTGACCGGGCTGTGGCGCGGGCGGGGCGGGACCGAGGATGCGATCGCTGGGCATGGCGTCGGCGAGTGGTTCGCGCTGGTCAACGATGCGCTTGCGCTGGTCGATCCCGATCAGATCGGCGCGCGGCCGGATTTCCGCATTGCTGCGCAAGGCCGAGGCGATGCTGTGCCGGTGGTCGCCGAGCTTGCCGGTCATGGCCGAGCGGTGCGCCCCCTGGCGCCCGTCCATGGCCGGATAGAGGCCCATGATACCGGTGCGATCACGCTGCGCTGGACCCGTCGCAGTCGCAACGGCTTTGCCTGGCGCGATCTGGTCGAAGTTCCGCTGGGTGAGGAGCTGGAGGCCTATCGCGTGTCGCTCATCGCCGATGGCGTGCTGGTCGCGGAGCGAGAAGCCAGTTTGCCCGAGATCACGCTTGATACCGTAACAATGGCCGAGGCGCGGAGCCTCGCGACGCACGCGCTGACCGTTGCGATCGTGCAGCGCGGCGCGCTCGGCATCTCGCCCCCGCTGGTTCTGGCCTTGCCGCTGTGACCCCTCCTTCCCTTCGACACAGGAAACCCGATCATGCCATCGACGCCCAATTTTTCGCTGCCCATGCTATACGCGGCCCAGGCGCAAAAGGAGATCACGCACAACGAGGCGCTGGTGCTCATCGATGCCCTTCTGGCCGGAGTGATCGTTGCCATCGCAAACGATCCCGCAGGGCTGTCGCCGCAGCCGGGTGAGGCCTTTATCGTTGGCGATGCACCCGTTGGTCTGTGGGCGGCGCAAGCCTGCTGCATCGCTATATTCAGCGACGGAGGCTGGCGATTTGCACCCGCCGTCAACGCGATGCGCCTGTTTGACCGGACGGCCGGCGTCATGCGCCGCTTCGATGGCAGCAACTGGCTTGGCTATCCCGCAATCGCCGATGCAACCGGCGGTTCGGTGGTCGATGCAGAGGCTCGCGCCACCCTTGCAGCAGTGCTGGTGGCGCTGCGCCAGGCGGGGCTTGCAGCCGTTACGTGATTGATCTCAGGCACAATATGCGTTTATGATTCGGTATGTTACCGGCCGTGTCAGCGCGGAAGCTGCCTGCGCCCGGAAGGGCGGCATTTTTTGCCCGACACCCCCTGAAATGGCGACATTTCGGCAACACTCAGGCTAAAACCGCGCTTGCGTGGCAACTATCTTGGCGTTAGTAACGTTGCCGAGTTGTCGTTCCAAATCCTACTTATAAGGGGAAAATCTATGCGCAAGTTAGTCGTTGGACTGGCGTTGGCATCTACCGCCCTGACGACGCCGGCCTTCGCCCGCGACGGCCAGTGGTATGTCGGCGTGGAAGGCGGCGCCATGATCGTCGAAGACATCGAGTTCGATGTCGGCGCTCTGAGCAACGCCACGCTCGTGGACACGGACACCGGCTATGATGTCGGTGCCATTGTCGGTTACGATTTCGGCCCGTTCCGTCTGGAATCGGAAGTCAGCTATCGTGAAGCTGATATCACCGATGTGCAGACTCAGGTCGGCATCTCGCGTGGCGCAGCCGCGACGGCTATCGGTCGCTTCAACGCTGTCGGCAGCGCCAATGTTCTGGCGTTCATGGTCAATGGCCTGATCGACTTCGGAGCTGATGATGGCCTGCAGGGCTTTGTCGGCGGTGGTGTTGGTGTTGCTCGTACCGACTTCAACGGTTCGACCCAGCCGGGCACTGGCCCCTTCATCGATGATTCGGACACCGGTTTCGCCTGGCAGGTTCTGGCGGGGGTTCGCGCTCCGATCAGCGACAGCTGGGACGTGGGTCTGAAGTATCGCTTCTTCAACAGCGACTCGGTTGACCTGCTGAGCGTCAACGGCCGTGAATTCGACAGCCGTTTCCGCAGCCACTCGATCCTGGGCAGCATCATCTACAACTTCGGTGGTGAAGAAGCGGCTCCGCCGCCTCCGCCTCCGCCGCCTCCGCCGCCCCCGCCGCCCCCGCCGCCTCCGCCTCCTCCGCCGCCGCCTCCGCCGGTTTGCGAGAAGGGTCCGTACATCGTGTTCTTCGACTTTGATAAGTCGAACATCACGCCGGAAGCTGCGACCATTCTGGACAACGCCGTTGCCGCTTACGGCAGCTGTGGTTCGGTTCCGGTCATGCTGGCTGGTCACGCTGACCGCTCGGGTGCAGCAACCTACAACGTGGGCCTGTCCCAGCGTCGTGCCGACTCCGTCAAGGCCTATCTGGTCTCGCGGAACATCCCGGCCAGCGCTATCAGCACCCAGGCGTTCGGTGAAACCCGCAACCGCGTTCAGACCGCCGACGGCGTTCGTGAACTGCAGAACCGTCGCGTGGAAATCACCTACGGTCCGGGTTCGGGCATGTAAGCCAAACGC harbors:
- a CDS encoding DUF2163 domain-containing protein → MRTRWFDRPLETIAMLWHIERADGIALGFAAHDRDLVIGHVRYHAAPGMLPSAIEMDDGFDPLDMDVGGALSHQLIRADDLEAGRWNGAAIRMGLVDWERPQDGAAWFWHGHLGSVSIEGQQFTAELRGLKALLDADYAPTSSPSCRAEFCGPGCGLSRARFERIGVLAAVEGDALVFEGLVGPDAAKLVQGQVRWISGACAGLDSRIIDHDGPGLLLERSLAPQPQAGDLALLIEGCDKAFATCSARFGNAVNFRGEPHLPGNDLLTRFATF
- a CDS encoding peptidoglycan endopeptidase produces the protein MDDGARLAAAARTLLGCPFRLHGRDPATGLDCVGVVAAAMDRIGHAVAVPADYRLRGGSMHRFDSWASACGLQPHDEGAASAPGDVLLCEVVAQHFHVMLDCGDALVHAHVALGRVVACPPPAPWPVRRRWRLQQG
- a CDS encoding phage tail protein, with translation MATLVLSTVGTLVGGPLGGALGALVGRTIDQTVLFRPKDREGPRLTDLAVQSSQYGSPFAHVHGRVRIAGTVIWATDLKERRIREGGGKGRPGTTRYSYSVSFAVALSARPIAGVGRIWAEGNLLRGQDGVFTSETGFRLHTGHGDQALDPLIASAEGLSDCPAYRGLAYAVFEDMALEEFGNRIPSLTFEVIGDPGDGGDVALGPIVAALAAAPAAPEGDFAVTGWSLADMSRREALQTIASGFPLVLREEQAGLQPQWLENAGAPPAVIARTALLLRDQAAAFDRQRIAPTAGAMALRYYEPERDYQPGLRRSGTSSSGRAQQIDVPAVMTAGLAQQRADQLVRLQRDGLERLNLRVALFDPALQPGRIVMVEGVAGHWRIRRWHWGGEGIDLELVSQRVGGLAVLAASDPGRSVNTPDDAIGPTTMALFDLPSPLDRPLMHAHIAIAVAGASAGWRGAHVHEVEEGGSSGALLDFLRVGATLGQVLDPPGPGTPMLRDDRSSIVVQLVRDGPFALTNADDDALARGANMAVIGSELIQFARAAPLGDRTFQLTGLWRGRGGTEDAIAGHGVGEWFALVNDALALVDPDQIGARPDFRIAAQGRGDAVPVVAELAGHGRAVRPLAPVHGRIEAHDTGAITLRWTRRSRNGFAWRDLVEVPLGEELEAYRVSLIADGVLVAEREASLPEITLDTVTMAEARSLATHALTVAIVQRGALGISPPLVLALPL
- a CDS encoding DUF2793 domain-containing protein, which translates into the protein MPSTPNFSLPMLYAAQAQKEITHNEALVLIDALLAGVIVAIANDPAGLSPQPGEAFIVGDAPVGLWAAQACCIAIFSDGGWRFAPAVNAMRLFDRTAGVMRRFDGSNWLGYPAIADATGGSVVDAEARATLAAVLVALRQAGLAAVT
- a CDS encoding OmpA family protein gives rise to the protein MRKLVVGLALASTALTTPAFARDGQWYVGVEGGAMIVEDIEFDVGALSNATLVDTDTGYDVGAIVGYDFGPFRLESEVSYREADITDVQTQVGISRGAAATAIGRFNAVGSANVLAFMVNGLIDFGADDGLQGFVGGGVGVARTDFNGSTQPGTGPFIDDSDTGFAWQVLAGVRAPISDSWDVGLKYRFFNSDSVDLLSVNGREFDSRFRSHSILGSIIYNFGGEEAAPPPPPPPPPPPPPPPPPPPPPPPPPPVCEKGPYIVFFDFDKSNITPEAATILDNAVAAYGSCGSVPVMLAGHADRSGAATYNVGLSQRRADSVKAYLVSRNIPASAISTQAFGETRNRVQTADGVRELQNRRVEITYGPGSGM